One Panicum virgatum strain AP13 chromosome 3N, P.virgatum_v5, whole genome shotgun sequence DNA segment encodes these proteins:
- the LOC120665995 gene encoding heme chaperone HemW-like, giving the protein MLRLAFPLVSHLPPKKSPPIRPRSPPARRYAATTSSTPFPPPSLPELPPSSVYVHLPFCRKRCHYCDFPIVALGSSSGTTPSRGEGADDPRIVDYVRLLLREVAATRPVSDDGVPLETVFFGGGTPSLVPPRLVAAVLDALRGRFGLSACPEVSIEMDPGTFDAARLRELVGVGVNRVSLGVQAFQEDLLRACGRAHGVDEVHEAVGIVTACEGLQNWSMDLISSLPNQTEEMWEESLRCTVDARPTHVSVYDLQIEKGTKFGQMYTPGVFPLPSDTESANFYKIASKRLSEAGYNHYEISSYCKPGYECKHNLTYWQNRPFYAFGLGSASYINGVRYSRPRRMKEYAEWVQKLEDGTWIHESRSSDSKDMAMDVVMLSLRTAWGLDLQSFSKSFGKSLALSLCSTFRPFVESGLVIAMDMERRALPHTDFELDLQSEDDFGNRAAFIRLSDPDGFLLSNELISLAFGIISP; this is encoded by the exons ATGCTACGATTGGCCTTCCCGCTCGTCTCCCACCTCCCACCAAAGAAATCGCCCCCAATCCGCCCACGCTCTCCACCTGCTCGACGATatgccgccaccacctcctccactccATTTCCCCCTCCGTCGCTCCCGGAGCTCCCTCCTTCCTCCGTGTACGTCCACCTCCCCTTCTGCCGCAAGCGCTGCCACTACTGCGACTTCCCCATCGTCGCGCTCGGCTCCTCCTCGGGCACCACCCCGTCCCGCGGCGAGGGCGCAGACGACCCCAGGATCGTTGACTAcgtgcgcctcctcctccgcgaggTCGCTGCCACGCGCCCGGTCTCCGACGACGGCGTCCCGCTCGAGACCGTCTTCTTCGGGGGCGGCACGCCGTCGCTCGTCCCGCCGCGCCTCGTCGCGGCCGTCCTCGACGCGCTGCGGGGCAGGTTCGGCCTGTCGGCGTGCCCGGAGGTCTCCATCGAGATGGATCCGGGGACCTTCGACGCCGCCAGGCTCAGGGAGCTCGTGGGCGTCGGCGTCAACCGCGTGTCGCTCGGCGTGCAGGCGTTCCAGGAGGACCTGCTCCGAGCGTGCGGCCGCGCGCACGGCGTGGACGAGGTGCACGAGGCCGTCGGAATCGTCACGGCGTGCGAGGGGCTGCAGAACTGGAGCATGGACCTCATCTCCTCGCTGCCCAACCAGACCGAGGAGATGTGGGAGGAGAGCTTAAGGTGCACTGTGGATGCCAGGCCCACGCACGTCTCCGTGTATGATCTGCAGATTGAGAAAGGCACCAAGTTTGGGCAAAT GTATACTCCTGGTGTCTTTCCTCTTCCGAGTGACACTGAGTCTGCAAACTTCTACAAGATTGCTTCAAAGCGGCTTTCTGAAGCAGGATATAACCACTATGAGATTAGTAGTTACTGCAAGCCTGGATACGAGTGCAAGCACAATCTAACATACTGGCAGAACCGGCCCTTCTATGCCTTTGGTCTTGGATCTGCAAGTTACATTAACGGTGTCAGGTACTCCAGGCCTAGAAGAATGAAGGAGTATGCAGAGTGGGTTCAGAAGTTGGAAGATGGAACATGGATCCACGAGTCTAGAAGCTCTGATAGTAAGGACATGGCAATGGATGTGGTTATGCTATCATTGAGAACAGCTTGGGGGCTTGATTTGCAAAGTTTCAGTAAATCATTTGGGAAAAGTCTGGCGCTATCGCTGTGTAGCACATTTAGGCCTTTTGTGGAGAGTGGGCTTGTAATTGCCATGGATATGGAACGACGAGCCTTGCCACATACAGATTTTGAGTTGGACCTGCAAAGTGAAGATGATTTTGGTAACAGAGCTGCATTTATCCGTCTCAGCGACCCAGATGGTTTTTTGTTGTCCAACGAGTTGATTTCACTTGCTTTTGGAATTATCTCACCCTAA